One part of the Sneathia vaginalis genome encodes these proteins:
- a CDS encoding M20 metallopeptidase family protein yields the protein MDINKIIEFRKELHKCPEIAHHEVKTQKLIKDFLRANTNVEIVEEDGWFYAKMKGLNPTKTIAFRSDHDAIMNSKNEMFHGCGHDGHTAIMCGTIMALEEDRPFNNVIFLFQPAEENGGGAKLCDKLFKDNTIDEIYGLHNMPNFKKGVAYYRKGCIQCASLGLRIKIDGIQTHASEPEKGLNPSYAISKIIERVKPLSKYIGFKSSKFEDLDFESLVLVTIINLSMGKLNFGVSPKSGEISLTIRAASDKDMKKIIKKIKEMKEDGYSYTYEIYDDFPETNNDVDLCNKTLKVLDKYGVEYMQMSEPIRASEDFGYYKKFCPSLFFMLGTGDGPSIHNENYKFNDDVIEDGIRLFKCIAKG from the coding sequence ATGGATATTAATAAAATAATTGAATTTAGAAAAGAATTACATAAATGTCCTGAGATTGCACATCATGAAGTTAAAACACAAAAATTAATTAAGGATTTTTTACGTGCTAATACAAATGTTGAAATTGTAGAAGAAGATGGATGGTTTTATGCCAAAATGAAAGGTTTAAATCCCACTAAGACTATTGCTTTTAGATCGGACCATGATGCTATTATGAATTCAAAAAATGAAATGTTTCATGGTTGTGGACATGATGGTCATACAGCAATTATGTGTGGAACTATTATGGCACTAGAAGAAGATAGACCTTTCAATAATGTGATATTTTTGTTTCAACCAGCTGAAGAAAATGGTGGTGGAGCAAAATTATGCGATAAGTTATTCAAAGATAATACCATAGATGAAATATATGGTTTACATAATATGCCTAATTTCAAAAAAGGTGTAGCATATTACCGTAAAGGATGTATACAATGTGCATCATTAGGTCTTAGAATTAAAATAGACGGTATACAAACCCATGCATCAGAACCTGAAAAAGGATTAAATCCCAGCTATGCAATTTCAAAAATTATTGAAAGGGTTAAGCCTTTATCAAAGTATATTGGATTTAAAAGTAGTAAATTTGAAGATCTAGATTTTGAATCTTTAGTATTAGTTACTATCATTAATTTATCTATGGGTAAACTTAATTTTGGTGTTTCACCTAAGAGTGGTGAAATATCATTAACTATACGGGCAGCAAGTGATAAAGATATGAAGAAAATAATTAAAAAGATTAAAGAAATGAAAGAAGATGGCTATAGCTATACATATGAAATATATGATGATTTTCCAGAAACAAATAATGATGTTGACCTATGCAACAAGACTTTAAAAGTATTAGATAAATATGGTGTAGAGTATATGCAAATGAGTGAGCCTATTAGAGCAAGTGAAGATTTTGGATACTACAAGAAATTTTGTCCATCACTATTTTTCATGTTAGGAACAGGAGATGGTCCAAGTATACACAATGAAAATTACAAATTTAATGACGATGTAATAGAGGATGGAATAAGGCTATTTAAATGTATTGCAAAAGGATAA